One Parasphingorhabdus cellanae genomic region harbors:
- a CDS encoding DUF2794 domain-containing protein — MRSGNSNISSFPNRNASPVQVGFERKEMERILNLYGRMVAAGHWRDYAMDMGKDAAIFAAFRRTSERPQMRIEKRPADRNKQGMWTLHGEHGQILKRGHDLAGVLAPMERRLVKLVAD, encoded by the coding sequence ATGCGCTCTGGAAATTCTAACATCTCATCTTTTCCCAATAGGAACGCGTCACCCGTTCAAGTAGGCTTTGAACGAAAAGAAATGGAACGCATTCTAAACCTATATGGTCGGATGGTTGCTGCTGGTCACTGGCGCGACTATGCAATGGATATGGGTAAGGATGCTGCGATTTTTGCGGCATTTCGCCGTACATCGGAAAGACCGCAAATGCGGATTGAAAAGCGTCCGGCGGATCGTAACAAGCAAGGCATGTGGACGCTGCATGGAGAGCATGGACAGATATTGAAACGCGGTCATGATCTTGCTGGGGTGCTCGCCCCTATGGAGCGCCGTCTCGTGAAACTAGTCGCAGACTAA
- the epsC gene encoding serine O-acetyltransferase EpsC → MFRDLGEYLDSIKARDPAPRSRWEVLLYPGVLAVGLHRVAHWLFKGELYFFARLVNHFSRLFTAIDIHPGAKIGRHLFIDHGFSVIGETAEIGDDVTIYQCVTLGGTNPANGVGGKRHPTIEDDAILGSGAQILGPIIVGKRSRIGANAVVTQDVPEGATMVGVRARPTLVQVEQYQEEFTPYGTPCSEVFDPSTQKLEILQCEMEQLQKRIAAYADGREKADDDASESKRDSA, encoded by the coding sequence ATGTTTCGGGACTTAGGTGAATATCTGGACTCTATAAAGGCACGTGACCCTGCACCGCGTTCGCGTTGGGAAGTCTTACTCTATCCTGGCGTTTTAGCTGTGGGATTGCACCGAGTGGCTCATTGGTTATTCAAGGGGGAACTATATTTTTTCGCTCGGCTTGTGAATCATTTTTCTCGTCTTTTCACGGCTATTGATATCCATCCCGGTGCAAAGATCGGCCGCCATCTATTTATTGATCATGGCTTCTCAGTTATCGGCGAGACTGCTGAAATTGGCGATGATGTAACGATTTATCAATGCGTGACGCTGGGCGGAACCAATCCCGCAAACGGCGTCGGTGGAAAGCGACATCCAACCATTGAGGATGATGCTATTTTGGGTTCTGGTGCGCAGATACTGGGACCGATTATTGTCGGGAAAAGATCTCGTATCGGTGCCAATGCAGTCGTGACGCAGGATGTTCCAGAGGGAGCAACGATGGTCGGCGTTCGTGCGCGCCCCACGCTGGTTCAAGTGGAGCAGTATCAGGAAGAATTTACTCCCTATGGTACTCCTTGCAGCGAGGTTTTTGATCCTTCGACGCAGAAGTTGGAAATCTTGCAATGTGAAATGGAGCAATTACAAAAGCGCATCGCGGCCTATGCAGACGGCCGTGAAAAGGCCGACGATGACGCATCCGAGAGCAAACGAGATAGCGCCTGA
- a CDS encoding MFS transporter, translating into MSSALRLLAKRRFWPLFITQLLGAFNDNLFKFSMVILVTYGIYKDPAQDFQFNALASGIFILPFFLFSSLAGQLADNYDKARITRLVKTLEIAIAIIGGIGLWIQSIPIMLTALFLLGLQSTFFGPIKYAILPQHLEKDEVLAGTGLVEAGTYIAILAGTILGGIIIDRDGNGVELAVISVFFVALIGRVGAQFLPSAPPQKEVEKIDFNFIRSSIKLISATLHIRRLYLAIVAISFFWTIGSVLIIQFPPLVENVLTATPAVASLFLGVFSIGIAVGSILINRLLKSQVSARYAPYSVIAMGSFVLVLFFIARGWEGLPDGELYTFQTFMMHDGAWALLGTLAGVSVFGGMFVVPLYAFLTTTVDISETARTIAANNVVNSGCMVLGALAALGLSMLGVSTTEQLLLVAGMCIVAAWLGQQLHLACD; encoded by the coding sequence ATGTCATCAGCTCTCCGTCTATTGGCCAAACGACGTTTTTGGCCACTTTTTATCACGCAATTGCTTGGCGCTTTCAACGACAACTTATTCAAATTCTCGATGGTAATCTTGGTCACCTACGGGATTTACAAAGACCCGGCGCAGGATTTTCAATTCAATGCGCTCGCGTCTGGGATATTTATCCTGCCGTTTTTTCTTTTTTCCTCACTGGCAGGACAATTGGCCGACAACTATGATAAGGCGCGAATAACAAGACTAGTGAAGACATTGGAGATCGCAATAGCGATTATTGGCGGCATCGGCCTTTGGATACAATCCATCCCGATCATGTTGACTGCGTTGTTTCTTCTTGGTTTGCAATCGACATTTTTTGGACCAATAAAATATGCCATCTTGCCACAGCATCTTGAAAAAGATGAAGTTCTAGCCGGAACTGGATTGGTTGAAGCTGGAACTTATATCGCAATATTGGCGGGAACGATACTAGGCGGGATCATCATCGATAGAGATGGCAATGGCGTCGAACTGGCCGTTATTTCGGTGTTTTTTGTGGCGTTGATTGGACGCGTTGGTGCGCAGTTTCTTCCAAGCGCGCCGCCTCAAAAAGAGGTTGAGAAAATTGACTTTAATTTCATCCGCTCATCAATCAAATTAATTTCGGCAACGCTTCACATAAGACGGTTATATCTCGCTATTGTAGCAATCAGCTTTTTTTGGACCATTGGCTCGGTGTTGATCATTCAGTTTCCCCCATTAGTTGAAAATGTACTCACGGCAACTCCCGCTGTCGCCAGCCTCTTCCTTGGCGTCTTTTCCATTGGCATCGCGGTTGGATCCATCTTGATAAACCGCTTGCTGAAAAGCCAAGTGTCTGCTCGCTATGCACCATATAGCGTTATAGCTATGGGTAGCTTCGTGCTAGTACTGTTCTTTATTGCGCGCGGTTGGGAAGGATTACCCGATGGTGAACTTTATACTTTCCAGACATTTATGATGCATGATGGCGCATGGGCGTTATTGGGGACATTAGCCGGTGTTTCGGTTTTTGGCGGCATGTTTGTTGTGCCGCTTTACGCTTTTTTGACTACGACCGTCGATATTAGCGAAACAGCGCGAACCATAGCGGCCAATAACGTGGTCAATTCGGGATGTATGGTGCTGGGCGCTTTAGCCGCATTGGGTTTAAGCATGCTCGGCGTGTCTACGACTGAGCAATTGCTGCTTGTCGCAGGTATGTGCATCGTCGCGGCATGGTTGGGCCAACAATTACATCTTGCCTGTGACTAG
- the pgsA gene encoding CDP-diacylglycerol--glycerol-3-phosphate 3-phosphatidyltransferase — MLNLPNILTLSRIFTVPFLVALLWWPGWKLGYLLATVLYALMAITDYFDGYLARSQGTVSKLGIFLDPIADKIMVASVVLILCASGDIEGYNVVAALIILLREIAVSGLREFLAGIQVSVPVSQLAKWKTTFQLISLGALILAGGLPQFEFIQTVGIWTLWAAAILTLITGWDYLRVGLKHMD, encoded by the coding sequence ATGTTGAATCTTCCAAATATTTTGACGCTTTCGCGGATTTTCACAGTGCCTTTCTTGGTGGCTTTGCTATGGTGGCCGGGTTGGAAATTAGGGTATCTGTTGGCCACAGTACTTTATGCTTTGATGGCGATCACCGACTATTTTGATGGTTATCTTGCACGGTCCCAAGGAACGGTTTCAAAACTGGGTATATTCCTGGACCCGATTGCTGACAAGATTATGGTGGCATCGGTTGTTCTTATTCTTTGCGCCAGTGGCGACATTGAAGGTTATAATGTTGTTGCAGCACTCATTATTTTGCTACGGGAAATAGCGGTATCCGGCCTGCGTGAATTTTTAGCCGGGATTCAGGTCAGTGTACCTGTTTCTCAACTTGCTAAATGGAAAACAACATTTCAGCTAATTTCACTTGGCGCGTTGATTCTGGCAGGCGGTTTGCCGCAATTTGAGTTTATTCAGACTGTCGGTATCTGGACGCTCTGGGCTGCTGCGATATTGACGCTTATAACCGGTTGGGATTATCTTCGCGTCGGCCTCAAGCATATGGACTAG
- a CDS encoding FAD-dependent oxidoreductase, whose translation MISAPPLNRRSLIASGASLLGAAALSGCTTTGQPSALLSQKKCLSPVRAAPGRVIREIVGLRPFRRSGFVVRRQALGDQQIVHNYGHGGGGITLSWGSSRLAVDLGLPGHRGPVAVLGAGIMGLTTARLLQEAGQAVTIYTSKLPPFTTSNIAGGQWYPSNVFRHSALTPEFQQQFIAAAEYSYQRYQLLVGERYGIRWMPNYELSSSPINMGRTSRMIASMLPDRRTLSPEENQFASAHVGVWQAMFIEPARFLRELQRDILIADGQIKVRHFANRAQISELRETLIFNCTGLGTGQLFDDEELIPLRGQLSILLPQPEIDYAYTTSNGLYMFPRSDGIVLGGTSDAGNADLTPSSQTTRYLVRGHNAIADAMRCG comes from the coding sequence GTGATATCAGCTCCACCTCTTAACCGCAGATCGTTAATCGCAAGCGGCGCATCACTTCTCGGAGCTGCGGCTTTGTCGGGATGCACAACCACCGGCCAGCCCTCAGCACTGCTTTCGCAAAAAAAATGCCTTTCTCCGGTAAGAGCAGCCCCCGGCAGAGTTATTCGTGAAATAGTAGGGCTGCGTCCGTTTCGCAGATCTGGGTTCGTCGTGCGCCGACAGGCACTGGGCGACCAACAAATAGTCCATAATTATGGCCATGGCGGCGGCGGTATCACCCTAAGCTGGGGCAGTTCTCGGTTAGCGGTGGATTTGGGCTTGCCGGGTCATCGGGGGCCAGTCGCCGTTCTTGGTGCTGGCATTATGGGCCTCACTACCGCGCGACTGCTGCAGGAAGCCGGCCAGGCTGTGACCATTTACACTAGTAAATTACCGCCCTTCACAACCTCTAATATCGCAGGCGGCCAATGGTATCCCAGCAACGTATTTCGGCATTCTGCCCTTACTCCTGAATTCCAGCAACAATTTATCGCGGCTGCGGAATATAGCTATCAACGCTATCAACTGCTTGTCGGCGAACGATATGGAATACGCTGGATGCCCAATTATGAGCTATCGTCATCGCCAATCAACATGGGGCGAACCAGTCGGATGATTGCATCCATGTTGCCGGATCGGCGAACGCTAAGCCCAGAAGAAAATCAATTCGCCTCAGCCCATGTTGGTGTTTGGCAAGCCATGTTCATCGAACCCGCACGGTTCTTACGAGAACTGCAACGCGACATATTGATCGCTGACGGACAAATCAAAGTCCGCCATTTTGCAAACCGCGCGCAAATATCTGAATTGCGGGAGACACTGATCTTCAATTGCACCGGTTTGGGTACCGGACAATTATTCGATGACGAAGAACTTATACCCTTACGCGGTCAGCTTTCCATTCTATTACCACAACCGGAAATCGACTATGCCTATACCACATCGAATGGCCTCTATATGTTTCCGCGATCTGACGGAATTGTTCTGGGAGGCACGAGCGACGCAGGCAATGCCGATCTGACGCCGAGCTCTCAAACGACACGCTATTTAGTGCGTGGCCACAACGCCATTGCCGACGCTATGCGCTGTGGTTGA
- the hslV gene encoding ATP-dependent protease subunit HslV: protein MQQWHGTTILSVRKNGKVIVAGDGQVSMGQTVMKPNARKVRQLHDGSVIGGFAGATADAFTLFERLEAKLERHNGQLMRAAVELAKDWRTDKYLRNLEAMMIVADKDVTLILTGNGDVLEPTQGIAAIGSGGNFALAAARALIDYEKDAEKLARKAMTIAAEVCVYTNDQVTVEILDSNG, encoded by the coding sequence ATGCAGCAATGGCATGGCACCACCATCCTCTCCGTCCGTAAAAATGGCAAAGTCATCGTCGCTGGCGATGGTCAAGTTTCTATGGGCCAGACGGTTATGAAACCCAACGCGCGCAAGGTTCGGCAATTGCACGATGGTTCGGTAATCGGCGGTTTTGCAGGTGCTACCGCGGATGCTTTTACCTTATTCGAGCGTTTGGAAGCAAAACTGGAACGCCATAACGGCCAACTGATGCGCGCGGCCGTGGAACTGGCAAAGGATTGGCGAACGGACAAATATTTACGTAATCTTGAAGCTATGATGATCGTGGCCGATAAAGACGTCACACTAATCCTCACCGGAAATGGCGATGTGCTGGAACCCACCCAAGGTATCGCGGCGATCGGATCGGGCGGGAATTTTGCACTTGCTGCTGCCCGAGCTCTGATTGACTATGAAAAAGACGCTGAAAAGCTGGCACGCAAAGCCATGACGATTGCCGCAGAAGTCTGTGTTTATACCAATGACCAGGTCACGGTCGAAATACTGGACAGCAATGGATAA
- the hslU gene encoding ATP-dependent protease ATPase subunit HslU: MNNELTPKAIVKALDEHIVGQKDAKRAVAVALRNRWRRQNLPAELREEVTPKNILMIGPTGCGKTEISRRLAKLADAPFIKIEATKFTEVGYVGRDVEQIARDLAEEAVRLERERRRSAVRESATDAAMKRLLDVLCGENASEATRESFRQRVVDDHMNDTEIEIEVEDTPTAPMDIPGMSGQVGMINLSDMMGKAFGQNPMKRRKMRVADAWDKLIEEESDKRLDDDDIARAAITDAESNGIVFLDEIDKIAVSDVRGGSVSREGVQRDLLPLIEGTTVATKYGPMKTDHILFIASGAFSISKPSDMLPELQGRLPIRVELRALTEEDFVRILTETKANLPKQYIALLGTEDVTIDITKDAIEKLAQIAANVNETVENIGARRLQTVMEKLLEDISFDAEDRKGDTIVVDAGYVDKQLSDVAKDTDLSKYVL; this comes from the coding sequence ATGAACAACGAACTTACCCCAAAGGCCATTGTCAAGGCGCTAGATGAACATATTGTAGGACAAAAAGACGCCAAACGTGCGGTTGCTGTCGCGTTACGCAATCGCTGGCGAAGGCAGAATCTCCCGGCCGAGTTGCGTGAAGAGGTTACGCCTAAGAATATTTTGATGATCGGGCCGACTGGTTGCGGCAAGACCGAGATATCACGCCGCCTTGCCAAACTTGCCGATGCGCCGTTTATCAAAATTGAAGCGACGAAATTTACCGAGGTTGGCTATGTCGGCCGCGATGTGGAGCAGATTGCTCGCGACCTTGCCGAAGAAGCTGTGCGCTTAGAGCGCGAACGACGTCGGTCAGCGGTACGCGAATCAGCCACAGACGCGGCGATGAAGCGTTTGCTCGACGTACTTTGCGGGGAAAATGCCAGCGAAGCGACACGGGAAAGCTTTCGTCAGAGAGTTGTCGATGATCATATGAACGATACCGAAATCGAAATTGAAGTGGAAGATACGCCAACTGCACCGATGGATATTCCAGGCATGTCTGGCCAGGTCGGGATGATCAATCTGTCGGATATGATGGGCAAAGCATTCGGTCAGAACCCTATGAAACGACGAAAAATGCGGGTTGCTGACGCTTGGGATAAATTGATCGAAGAAGAATCCGACAAGCGCCTGGACGATGACGATATTGCTCGGGCTGCGATCACTGATGCAGAGTCAAACGGCATTGTCTTCCTCGACGAAATCGACAAAATAGCGGTTAGCGATGTTCGTGGAGGGTCGGTTAGCCGTGAAGGTGTGCAACGTGATCTGTTGCCACTGATCGAAGGTACAACGGTTGCGACCAAATATGGTCCGATGAAGACTGATCATATATTGTTTATTGCATCCGGTGCATTCTCAATCTCCAAACCCAGCGACATGTTGCCTGAGCTGCAAGGGCGGCTGCCTATCCGCGTAGAACTACGTGCCTTGACGGAAGAGGATTTCGTCCGAATTTTGACCGAAACAAAAGCGAATTTACCCAAACAATATATCGCTCTTTTGGGCACTGAAGACGTGACTATAGATATCACGAAAGATGCGATTGAAAAGCTGGCTCAGATTGCTGCGAACGTAAACGAGACCGTTGAAAATATCGGAGCACGTCGACTGCAAACGGTGATGGAAAAACTGCTCGAAGATATCAGCTTTGATGCGGAAGACCGCAAAGGAGATACAATTGTTGTAGACGCTGGTTATGTCGATAAACAGCTATCCGATGTTGCCAAGGATACGGATTTGTCAAAATATGTGCTATAA
- a CDS encoding GFA family protein — protein sequence MAEGGCYCGSVRFEISGEPVNQSICHCRDCQKSSGAASVAWIMLGQDEFSITNGELKAVEGQGGAQRLFCANCGTGIAYKNANILPGMVDIQTATLDMPDAYIPEMNIQLAEQIGWEKTAHEIPGFDRFPPQE from the coding sequence ATGGCTGAGGGTGGATGTTATTGTGGGTCAGTGCGTTTTGAAATTTCTGGTGAACCAGTCAACCAATCGATCTGTCATTGCCGTGATTGCCAGAAAAGCAGCGGCGCAGCTTCCGTGGCCTGGATCATGCTCGGACAGGACGAATTCTCAATAACCAATGGAGAACTCAAAGCGGTAGAAGGTCAAGGCGGTGCCCAGCGTCTTTTCTGTGCAAATTGCGGGACAGGAATTGCTTATAAAAACGCCAATATATTGCCAGGCATGGTAGATATCCAAACTGCTACTCTCGATATGCCGGATGCCTATATTCCAGAAATGAATATCCAGCTTGCTGAACAAATAGGTTGGGAAAAAACAGCCCATGAGATACCGGGCTTTGATCGCTTTCCGCCACAGGAATAG
- a CDS encoding molybdenum cofactor biosynthesis protein MoaE, whose amino-acid sequence MISITVQESDFDSGLEIKRLATRGGGAMSSFIGQVRGDGKLVVLELEHYPAMTEKALRKIAVQASNQWNLHGITIVHRVGRLKVGEQIVLVCTCSDHRQAAIEACSYIMDQLKTVAPFWKKEILQNGTENWVEERQSDLEAAKSWRD is encoded by the coding sequence ATGATTTCCATAACAGTCCAAGAAAGCGATTTTGATTCTGGTTTGGAAATCAAACGATTGGCAACGCGAGGCGGTGGCGCAATGTCCAGTTTTATCGGACAGGTGAGAGGCGATGGGAAATTGGTTGTGCTGGAACTGGAGCATTATCCAGCAATGACAGAAAAAGCGCTGCGTAAAATTGCTGTTCAAGCGTCAAATCAATGGAATTTGCATGGTATCACGATCGTCCATCGCGTGGGGCGATTGAAAGTAGGAGAGCAAATTGTTTTGGTTTGTACCTGTTCTGATCATAGGCAAGCCGCGATTGAAGCTTGCTCTTACATTATGGACCAATTGAAAACAGTCGCACCCTTCTGGAAAAAAGAAATATTACAAAATGGCACTGAAAATTGGGTCGAAGAACGGCAATCTGATTTAGAGGCTGCAAAAAGCTGGCGGGACTAA
- a CDS encoding MoaD/ThiS family protein encodes MSHELNLVYFSWVKERIGREQESLNCPEDVETVGQLLEYLQGKDTAYQFVFADVTKLRFALDHDFVGPDASIGRAKELAVFPPVTGG; translated from the coding sequence ATGTCGCATGAGCTTAACCTTGTATATTTTTCTTGGGTCAAAGAACGGATTGGTCGCGAGCAAGAATCGTTGAATTGTCCGGAAGATGTTGAGACTGTCGGCCAGCTTCTTGAGTATCTTCAAGGCAAAGATACAGCCTATCAGTTTGTTTTTGCTGATGTTACAAAGCTTCGTTTTGCGCTAGATCACGATTTTGTCGGGCCGGATGCTTCGATTGGCAGAGCAAAGGAACTGGCAGTATTCCCGCCGGTGACAGGCGGATGA
- a CDS encoding peroxiredoxin family protein, which translates to MKRIASLFALIPALAFSACSEPGPSQTNSEENTESTETETVDEVVEVPTIDAGLAIGATAPLAAKFQTGDGEKTLETVLEDGPAILVFTRSVEWCPFCQTQLKGIDAIVSDLQQRGYNLYGVSYDSVESQDRFSKNQMLEYTMLSDEGSKAIDAFELRDPQYTEGKAVGVPYASIIVIDKDGKIVAKSVSGDFKKRPTNDQLLAIVDAI; encoded by the coding sequence TTGAAACGGATCGCCTCACTATTTGCTTTAATCCCTGCCCTTGCCTTTTCGGCCTGCTCCGAGCCTGGGCCGTCACAAACCAACAGCGAAGAAAACACGGAGTCCACGGAAACAGAAACAGTCGATGAAGTTGTTGAAGTACCGACGATAGACGCAGGTTTAGCTATCGGAGCGACAGCACCACTAGCCGCGAAGTTTCAAACCGGCGACGGCGAAAAAACGCTCGAAACTGTTTTGGAAGATGGACCAGCTATTCTTGTCTTCACGCGATCCGTCGAATGGTGCCCGTTCTGTCAAACGCAATTAAAGGGCATTGATGCGATCGTCAGTGACCTACAACAGCGTGGCTATAACCTATATGGGGTTAGCTATGACAGCGTCGAAAGCCAGGACCGTTTCTCCAAGAATCAGATGCTTGAATATACCATGTTGTCTGACGAGGGTTCCAAGGCAATCGACGCCTTCGAATTACGTGATCCGCAATATACCGAAGGCAAAGCTGTCGGCGTTCCTTATGCTTCTATTATTGTCATAGACAAAGACGGCAAGATTGTCGCAAAATCGGTATCGGGTGACTTTAAAAAGCGCCCTACGAATGATCAACTATTGGCTATAGTAGACGCCATTTAA
- a CDS encoding porin gives MTLKSTLATGAAILAFLPSQAFAAQISEEQAAALLERLNQLEQEVVSLRAQLGNVETVQQQQGEQVAAVEKVTQKKEQTSIKFKGAPEIKTDDGWSFKPRGRILYDFNNLSSVPSTISIPGEGFSNEARRVRLGVQGKIPGGFGYKLEADLLDGVELTDAYLDYKSGGLTITIGQHNNFQSLEEISSSNDTSFIERSAFTDAFGFQRKVGVSAAYKTGDILLQGGVFTDNIDDLSDGNDSINLDGRIVYAPKLGDAQLHLGGSVHWTDLGDSIDSVRYRQRPLIHSVDTRFINTGNITAEEQLTYGLEAAVISGRFHAAAETHWAKVSRPGLANPTFFGGSVEAGLFLTDDTREYRGGVFKGVKVNNPVGSGGSGAWQVNVRYDRLDLTDAGIIGGTQDGYMASLIWTPVDYVRFLVNYGHLSYGNALGIVTGAPEDYSVDVIGARAQISF, from the coding sequence ATGACACTTAAATCCACTCTTGCAACTGGCGCAGCCATTCTGGCGTTTTTACCGAGCCAGGCCTTTGCAGCACAAATTTCCGAAGAACAGGCCGCAGCACTGTTGGAAAGGCTTAATCAGCTTGAGCAGGAAGTGGTCAGTCTGCGCGCGCAGCTTGGAAACGTCGAAACCGTGCAACAGCAGCAAGGCGAGCAAGTTGCCGCTGTTGAGAAGGTCACTCAGAAAAAAGAGCAAACAAGCATCAAATTTAAAGGTGCACCGGAAATTAAAACCGATGATGGCTGGAGCTTCAAACCGCGCGGTCGTATTCTTTACGACTTCAACAATCTTTCATCGGTACCATCCACTATCAGTATCCCGGGAGAAGGCTTTTCCAATGAAGCACGCCGCGTGAGACTTGGTGTACAGGGTAAAATTCCTGGCGGCTTTGGGTATAAACTGGAGGCGGATCTCTTGGATGGTGTTGAACTAACCGACGCCTATCTCGACTACAAAAGCGGCGGCCTGACTATTACTATCGGACAGCATAATAATTTCCAGTCGTTAGAAGAAATATCCAGTAGCAACGACACCAGCTTTATCGAACGCTCTGCTTTCACGGATGCTTTCGGTTTCCAACGTAAAGTTGGCGTTTCAGCGGCCTATAAGACAGGTGATATACTGTTACAAGGCGGTGTGTTCACTGACAATATTGACGACTTGAGTGACGGCAATGATAGCATCAACCTTGATGGGCGGATCGTTTATGCGCCGAAACTGGGGGATGCTCAGCTTCATCTTGGCGGATCAGTGCACTGGACTGATCTTGGCGATAGCATCGACTCTGTACGCTATCGTCAGCGGCCTCTGATCCACAGCGTCGACACGCGCTTTATTAACACTGGAAATATTACCGCTGAAGAACAACTAACCTATGGTCTCGAAGCGGCGGTAATTTCTGGCCGTTTTCATGCTGCTGCCGAAACCCATTGGGCTAAAGTCAGTCGCCCTGGGTTGGCGAACCCGACTTTTTTTGGTGGTTCTGTGGAGGCGGGCCTGTTTCTTACCGACGACACACGGGAATATAGAGGCGGTGTATTTAAAGGCGTGAAGGTAAATAACCCTGTTGGTTCCGGCGGTTCCGGCGCTTGGCAGGTCAATGTGCGTTATGACCGGCTTGATCTGACAGACGCCGGTATCATTGGTGGTACGCAAGACGGATATATGGCGTCATTGATTTGGACGCCGGTGGATTATGTTCGCTTTCTGGTGAACTATGGGCATCTTTCTTATGGCAATGCGCTTGGTATCGTGACCGGAGCACCCGAAGACTATTCGGTCGATGTTATCGGAGCCCGTGCGCAAATTTCATTCTAA
- a CDS encoding hydrogen peroxide-inducible genes activator: MSNYLPTLKQLQYLVALEENGHFGRAAEACYVTQSTLSAGIKELETLLDVMLVERTRRVVRFTELGKQMVEKSHRILREAEELSDMARSAGQPLVGDVRMSVIPTIAPFLLPRLLPRLRKERPDLKLYLKEETSQAACDSLSHGKVDCVLLALPFPCGDIESEILFNDEIFIAFPKDDPRDPPELVDPALIDENRLLLLEDGHCLKDHALAACNRPELRASARMMGTSLHTLVQMVDNALGLTLLPKMAIDSGILAHTDIIARAIKSDRAFRDIALVWRKNSPRRDEFELLAEIMRQSQSWVNEGAT, encoded by the coding sequence ATGTCAAACTATCTCCCGACGCTCAAACAGCTCCAATATCTGGTCGCTCTTGAGGAGAATGGCCACTTCGGGCGGGCTGCAGAAGCTTGTTACGTGACCCAATCAACCTTGTCCGCTGGAATCAAGGAATTGGAGACATTGCTCGACGTCATGTTGGTGGAACGCACGCGCCGCGTCGTACGTTTTACGGAACTTGGCAAACAAATGGTTGAAAAATCACACCGTATTCTGCGCGAAGCCGAGGAGCTCTCGGATATGGCACGCTCTGCTGGTCAACCGCTGGTTGGCGATGTTCGTATGAGTGTCATTCCAACAATTGCTCCATTCCTGTTGCCTCGTTTATTGCCTCGCCTGCGCAAGGAACGACCGGACCTTAAGCTTTATTTGAAAGAAGAAACCAGCCAGGCCGCATGTGATTCGTTAAGTCATGGAAAAGTAGATTGCGTTTTGCTCGCCCTTCCCTTTCCTTGCGGCGATATAGAATCAGAAATATTATTCAATGATGAGATTTTTATCGCCTTTCCAAAAGACGATCCGCGAGATCCTCCTGAATTGGTGGATCCTGCCCTGATTGATGAAAACCGCTTGTTACTACTCGAAGACGGACACTGTTTGAAAGATCATGCGCTCGCGGCCTGCAACCGCCCCGAATTGAGAGCGTCTGCCCGCATGATGGGTACCTCACTGCACACACTGGTCCAGATGGTAGACAATGCGCTTGGCCTTACATTATTGCCCAAAATGGCGATTGATAGCGGCATTCTCGCGCACACCGATATTATCGCACGTGCGATCAAGTCCGACCGCGCGTTCCGGGATATTGCCCTGGTTTGGCGCAAAAACAGTCCGCGAAGGGATGAATTTGAGCTCCTGGCTGAGATTATGCGGCAGAGCCAAAGCTGGGTAAATGAGGGGGCAACTTAG